From the genome of Altererythrobacter sp. BO-6:
TTCCCGCCCAGCGGCTCGCGGGTCAGCAGCAGCTGGGCCCCGTCGGCCATATTGCGGGTCACTTCGGCGGGCAGGGCAACCCGGCGTTCTTCGCCCGGTACAACCACCCCCAGCGATTGGAGCGCACTGCCGTCGCCGGGCACCAGCCACAGCTCGTGATCGTGCACGCCATCAGCGCTGAGCCCGCTGGCCGAGACCAGCATCTCTTGCGAGCCTGGGAGGTAGGTCACGCCCAGCCGCAACGGCGTGTCGGCGATGGGGATCGAGGCGACCAGCGGAGCGGATGCCAGCTGCGCGGCTGGCGCAGGGCCGGGTGCAGTGGTGGACGGTGTGAAAGCCAGCCATGCCAGCGCTACGGCGGCGGCGGCGGAAGAAATTCCGGCGGCCCATTTCCAGCGCGTCAGCTGGCGGCTTAGT
Proteins encoded in this window:
- a CDS encoding anti-sigma factor, whose amino-acid sequence is MTQDPRLDELSGDELLAAEFALGLLEGEELLAARGRLARDPEFAAKVAVWEGRLAPLLDEVAGAEPSADVWRRINAEIEARDIAPQGSNVVELSRQLTRWKWAAGISSAAAAVALAWLAFTPSTTAPGPAPAAQLASAPLVASIPIADTPLRLGVTYLPGSQEMLVSASGLSADGVHDHELWLVPGDGSALQSLGVVVPGEERRVALPAEVTRNMADGAQLLLTREPLGGKPPDRDAGPVVAEGNLRLI